The following nucleotide sequence is from Pseudomonas sessilinigenes.
CGGTCTCGCCTTTCCAGGCGAAGACCGGGATACCGGCGGCGGCGATGGAGGCAGCGGCCTGGTCCTGGGTCGAGAAGATGTTGCAGGACGACCAGCGAACCTCGGCACCCAGGGCAACCAGGGTCTCGATCAGCACGGCGGTCTGGATAGTCATGTGGATGCAGCCGAGGATTTTCGCACCCTTGAGCGGCTGTTCAGCCAGGTACTTGCGACGCAGACCCATCAGGGCCGGCATTTCCGACTCGGCGATGATGGTTTCGCGGCGGCCCCAGGCAGCCAGGGAAATGTCGGCGACTTTGTAATCGGTAAAATCTGCAGGCGTGTTGACAGCGCTCATGAAGAGCCTCCATTCGTAATGTGCGAATGGGCGCCGTTGTGCGTTTAGTGTCCGTACGGGAAGTCCCGTGCCGACAACGCCCCATCCGAGCCTGACAGGCCGAGCCTGCTGCAGCGCCCCTCGGACAGGTGGCGGGAAAACGGTATCAAGGGTAGATGACCGTTTCGAAACGGTGGCGATTATAGCTGGCTGGGCCAGACTTCCCAAAGTGTTTCTGCGGCCTGGATGAAGTTCCTCAATCGAGACCATAGTCGAGGTTGCATAGAGCACGGCTGCCCGGTCTGCCATCATGCCGGGCATCAAATGGCAGGACGGTCAGGAGTGAACATGAATTTCCACACCCGCAAGTGGGTAAAACCCGAAGACCTCAACCCCAACGGCACGCTGTTCGGCGGCAGCCTGCTGCGCTGGATCGACGAAGAGGCGGCGATCTACGCCATCGTCCAGCTGGGCAACCAGCGCGTGGTCACCAAGTACATTTCGGAAATCAACTTCGTCAGCGCCTCGCGCCAGGGCGACATCATCGAACTGGGCATCACCGCCACCGAGTTCGGTCGGACCTCCATCACCCTGACGTGCGAAGTGCGCAACAAGATCACCCGCAAGTCGATCCTCACGGTGGAGAAGATGGTCTTCGTCAACCTGGGGGAAGATGGTTTGCCGGCGCCCCATGGTCGTACCGAGATCAAGTACGTCAAGGACCAGTTCAAGGACGACGCCCCCGTCGCCTGACGCCTCTTGCCCATGCGCGGCGGGCCCGCTCGCCCGCTACGCATGGACCATCGGTCAGTGGGTTTCGGCCTGTGCCTTCGGCGCGTCGCTGGTGACATGGCGTACCAGCTTGCCGATGGTCAGGCCCTGCAGCAGGATCGACGACAGCACCACGATGTAGGTGATGCTCAGCACCAAATCGCGCTCCGGGCCGGCAGGCAATGCCAGGGCCAGGGCCACCGAGACGCCGCCGCGCAGGCCACCCCAGGTCAGCACGCGGATGGTGCCGCGGGGTACGCTGCGCCAGCGGCGCAACAGCAGGATCGCCGGGGCCACGGTAAGCAGGCGCGAGGCGATGATGGCCACTGCCAGCAGGCTGGCAGCCGCCAGGTGCAGCCAGTTGAATGGCAGCAGCAACAGCTCAAGGCCGATCAGTGCGAACAACAGCGCATTGAGCATGTCGTCCAGCAATTCCCAGAAACCATCCAGGTAGCGCCGGGTCATGTCGTTCATTGCCAGGTTGCGTCCCAGGTTGCCGATGATCAGGCCGGCTACCACCATCGCGATGGGCGCCGAGACATGGATCTCGCTGGCCATGGCCGACCCACCGATCACCAGGGCCAGGGTCAGCATCACCTCGATCTGGTGCTGCTCGATGCTCTTGATCATCAGGTACACC
It contains:
- a CDS encoding acyl-CoA thioesterase produces the protein MNFHTRKWVKPEDLNPNGTLFGGSLLRWIDEEAAIYAIVQLGNQRVVTKYISEINFVSASRQGDIIELGITATEFGRTSITLTCEVRNKITRKSILTVEKMVFVNLGEDGLPAPHGRTEIKYVKDQFKDDAPVA